From the genome of Ziziphus jujuba cultivar Dongzao chromosome 4, ASM3175591v1:
CTTAACTTCTAATAAACTATTTGCTAAGGAGTCCAAGTGCAGATTTGGTGTTTCCCAAGTAGACTATTTAGGACACATTATTACGCATGAGGGTGTTTGTGTGGATCTAGCAAAAATTTAGGCGGTCATTGATTGGCCCGTGCCCTCCACGCCAAAAGAAGTTCACGAATTCCTTGATCTTGCAGGGTACCATCGGAAGTTTATAAGCGGGTTCGGTGGAATTGCAGCCAGTCTAACCAAGCTCCTCACTAAAAACGGGTTTCATTGGACGTCGGAAACCACAGGAGCGTTTGCCCGACTCAAGCAGGCATTGACAACACCACCAATGCTTTGCCTTCCTGACTTCTCCCAACCATTTATAGTGGAGAGCGATGCATGCGGCAATGGGATTGGGACGATTCTCATCCAACAGAGTCGACCAGTGGCCTACTTTCGTGAAGCTTTGAAGCCGTCCTATTTGTCTCTGTCGGTGTGTGAAAAAGAGATGATGGCTATTGTAAAGGCCATTAGAAAATGGTGCCCTTATTTGCTTGGAAAGCCGTTTGTAGTTCGTACGGATCAGCGGAGCCTAAAATATTTACTTGAACAGAGAATCACGACACCAACCCAGGCTCATTGGTTACCAAAACTCATGGGTTATGACTAGTCCATTGAGTATAAAAAAGGGTGAGAAAACTAAGGGGCTGATGCTCTATCTCGGAAAGAGGAGTTTCAGTGTCATGCGATCACCTTGCCTCAAGCCGATTGGTGGTGTGCTCTTAAGAAAGAGGTGCTCGCAAATGACTATTATGCACGGTTTGTAGGATCGGATTATAGCCAGAGAGATGGGGTTTGGTTTAAAAATAATCGGGTATGTTTGAATCCTAAATAAACTCTAATTCCCACTCTACTAACAGAATACCATTTATCTTCCATAGGGGGTCACTTTGGTTACTTAAGGACTCTTAGTAGGATAAAAGGAGATTTCTTTTGGCCTGGACTCAAATTCTCAGTCAgagaatttattaaaaattatgagACTTGCCAACGTTTTAAAAGTGATTGCACTAAGCCGGCAGGACTCCTTCAACCACTTCCCATTCCCGGCCGTGTATGGTCTGATGTGTCTATGGATTTCATTAAAGGACTTCCTTCTTTCCATGGCTTTACCACAATTATGGTGGTAGTAGACAGGTTAACCAAATATGGTCACTTTATTCCTTTAAAGCACCCCTATACGGCAACAATGGTGGCTAAGGCCTTTGCCGATAATGTGATCAAACTACATGGCGTGCCGACTTCCATCGTAAGCGGTCGTGATAAATTTTCACCAATctgttttggaaaactttgtttCAATTACAGGGTACTACACTTAAGATGAGTTCCAGTCACCATCCGCAGACCGACGGAAAGACCGAAGTCCTTAATCGCTCCTTGGAACAGTACCTACGGTGCTTTGTTCATGATTAACCCCGGAAGTGGTCGGATTGGGTGGTTTAGGCTGAAGACAGCTATGATACTTCCCAACATTCGGCAACAAAGGTGACTCCATTTGAGGCCATGTATGGTCACCCCCCTCCTTCCTTGTTGTCTTACATTCTGTGCACCACTAAAGTACAGGTAGTGGATGTCCAACTTAGGGAACATGATGAAATTTTAAGAGCACTGCGCAAAAATCTAGTTCTGGCTCAGAACCGCATGAAGACAAGGGCTGATTCGGGTCAGAGGGAAGTGGAATTCCAGGTGGGGACTTCGTCTATCTAAAATTACAACAATATCGGCAGCATTCGGTTGTCTCACGCAAATGGTTAAAACTTTCTCCAAAATTTTACGATCCGTATCGTGTTTTGGAACGCATTGGACCTATGGCTTATAAGCTGGAACTGCCTCCAAGTTCTTTGACTCATGATGTCTTTCATGTTACCCTTTTGAAGAAACATGAAGGATCGGTACCTGTTGCACTACCAAACCTTCCTCCCATGGCAGACTTGGATCCTTCGGTTCCTCAGCCCGAGCGAATATTGGATACCAGGGTCGTCCAAAAAGGGCATTATCGGCCTAAGATAGAGATTTTGGTTAAATGGGTGGGAGCTAGGGTGGATGATGCGACCTGGGAGAATAAATGGCATTTTGGCAGGACTTACCCTTCGTTCATCCTTGAGGACAAGGATATTCTGAGGGGGAAGGATTGATGGGACCCCCTTACATGGGGTTGCTTGGCTTATGTGTATTCTGCTTTGTTATTTCATTAGTTGACTTAGTCGTAATTGAGgttgttttgatttcctttattTGTGATCACATCGATGTAGTGGGAGTCAGTTTAGGAATTGTTGTTGAAGTTGTTAGGATTATGTTTTAAATAGCAGGATGTACTTGCAAAGGGgagaaaaaagagaattatCTTCCTATCCTGTCTCTGCCTTTTCTTTCTCACTTTCTCTTTCTACTCATCTTTTTCCCTCTCTATTTGGCTCTGTTTTTGCTGCCCAAAATAGGGGTGTAACTTACCTCGCCTAAAGACCTCACCATCCAAGCACAATCATCCATGACCAATGAGTCAATTTGGCCAATGATAGTTTTGTACATAGTGTTAAGGACACAAAATTTCCTATTTGCCACACACTTCATCGGAAAATAATGCTAACTGCTCTGATatgtacaacaacataaatttTACCAGCAGAGAGAGTTGAATTTgttgaaatttcaaatcctttaGCGGTTTCGATTATTTGGGTTTTGATGCATGGTTAGACTGGTAAACAAGGGACCATTACCAACCTTGTGTGCAGTAATTGAGTTAGCTAAgaattttaattatcaaattatactGCATTCAGCGGCTTGGTGGTTTCAAGGCATTTTCTCAATGTAGACTTGGGGGTGAGTGTTTTGGTACACAATATTAAACCAATTCGCGTGGGTTTCAAAGTTTGACATTCTTTgtcaaatgaaaattaaaatgtcaTTTTCTTGTAgaatgctttttgtttttgaaaccaTTCCCTACGGATTTTGAAAGGACTATTAACATAGGTAAGTATTGAGATTGAGCCGTTTAATGAACAATGGAGGTGATAAAAAAGGTTATCATATATGAGATATAACCACtgtttaatattgaaaaatacatattaaaaaacctTGTTGTATGAAGGAATTAACAAACACAATGACTTTTTTAATCCAATTTGCTTGTTATAATTTAAGgattttgttatttatcatcTGTAACGATAATTATCGATAGGATCTATACCAAAATGATAAATActaattgaatatatttgattatatattaattttttatattgaaaattaaattaaaaatattaattttttataataataaattaaattgtcaaATAACATATAAATTGAATTTGCAATGAGCATGACAGTGAAGAATTTTCTAATGTCCAAATCAATTATTGACTTTGAAACTCTACACAGTCCAGAGTCTCAGTGCTAATATTGCTGAATCTTCCACAAGTTTGGGCCATGTTTTTGCCATTTGATTGGATAGTTCATCAGACACACCCATCTACATAGTATTGAGTGGTGGGTGTAAGAGTGTGCACCGATCCGTTTCAGTCAGTTTCTTGCATTTGATGAAAAGTGATTGGTCGATCAGTTATTGAttcaaaattcatttttcaacTTCTAAAACCGGTCGATCGGTGAAGTTCGGTTGCCGGTCGGTGGTTGTCAGTTGGTTTTCGATTTCAATAAGGCATTCAATTGTCCAATTAACCGATTTGTCCTTTCCTCATATGTGAGCATCAGGAATTTGAACCtatcaaacaaagaaagagagcaaTTATGATGTAGAAGTTgtcaataaaatgaaaataatgatcTATTTTTCAAAACATTCAATCTAGAAAGCTATCTTGATGCTCAAGTTTATATGGTCTTTACAAAGACGAAAGAGAAAATGTGGTGGACCTGCATGAACAAGCTGGTTTTATTACATGCTTTTCTACCAAGATGCTACATTTAAACTTAACGTAAAGAACTAAAACGGTGCAGTATTGAAGCTGGTACGTGTGGCCAGTTTTGAATTGGATTCTATTATTTGCTGTTGTAGCACTCTATTTCACTCTGTTTTTGGTGCTTCTGCTACTGCTTCCACTGCTGCTGCTGTTTCTGCTGTTGTTGCTGATGGTTTTGTCGCCATTGCTGTTGTTGTTCCTCCATCAAACTACCTTCATATTCTTTTTAATTCTgcttgcacatatatatatatatatatatatatatatatatatatatatatatatatacagtaattCTACGGTGCGGACCGTCCGCATATGGATCGCACTAAAAGCAgacattttttttcaaaaagcatcGGTTTTGGTTCGTGTCCTAATGCAGATGGCCCGCACAATAGAATCctcttatatatacatatacacacatatatataattagaagatggttttttttttattttattttactcttaACAAAATCACAACCATATATCTGCAATAATTGGACAGGGAATATGTCTCAAATTTCCAAGTGGATATATTTTACGTTGCAACCCTAAAATGAAATAgcgataaaaattgaaattggagaTACGATATCGCACCTAGAGAGGGAGAAGAGACCTTAGAGCTGTGTTATTTGAGAAAGAGAATAGAGATCTATCGGAGCTGTGATATGGGAAATTTTGGGGGTAAGGGATTCAATCGATTTCGGTCACCACCGGTTTTTAAGCATCCTTAACCATCACCAACAGAAGCACCTTGATCGGTGCCGATTAACCGATTGGTCAGACAACTGTCACTGCCTATCATTGGTCGGTGCAATTCGATCACCGTGGTTTAAGGGTTAAACTGCACACCCTCGGTGGGTCATGAAACCCAGCTCCACAATTTTAGTGCAAAAACACATGTTTAAGATTCAAATATAAACGCAATTTCTGGTTCTTAGCGCCCTCGTTCACTAAATTCATATAACAATAGTACTTAAAGGCAAATTGgtacttttgaaaaaaataaaatactgtatatgtatatatgaaaaaaaaaaaaaaaagagagatggaaataagattctcttaaaattaaattagatattccattcacccaaaaaattatatatatatatatatatatatatgtgcataaatgaaaaaaataagattAGTGATATCCCTAAAAAGGTGAAGGGGACTTGCATATATATTGTAGGTGCGCAGGGGTAAGTCGGACGTTGGACTTCTTACGATGTTGCTTCTGAAATCAAAATTGGTGTGCTAAGAAAAGCAAAAGGATTAACGGCGGTGAGAGTCCCCATTAGACCATCTAAAAGGTTCTGATCATTAAAAGTCCAACAAAACCTGATCATCTTTTTTGATTAATATTGATCAATAGCACCCCGCATAAAGCAAATATATTTACATTAGACCATCTAAGAGGTTCTTCATCATTAAAAGTCCGACAAAACTGTATTGATCAATAGCACCCCACATAAAGCGAATATGTTTacttatattgaaaattaaatgaaGCAACTTTTTTGAGGTTTCGAAATTCAAATCAATAAATTGagacttttgtattttttttgtaagtGGAGGGCTCCATATATTCTGAATCTTGTAGGCATGGTCACACTTGAATTTTCCACGCCAGATGGCTACAACATTTCTAATGGTCCTATTTGTCTATGTGGCATAGAGtaaggaagagaaagagagacgaAAAAAGACAGCACAGAAAAAGAGTTAgagggaaaaagagagagagacggagagagagaaagagttagAAACGGCCCCAATTTTTCTCAGCTATCCAAAAGCTGAGCTATGGGAACTCAAGCTCCTAGTGATCATCAGAACAATAATTACGTTGGCACAAGTGTTAGTCCATCTTCTCTTTCTATATATCTGTCTCTCTTTGCAACTTCCTGCAGAAATTTTACTTTTGGAGTTTAGTTCAATGtttaatatgcatatattttgcACTTTCAGTTGGTTTTCGTTCTGTTCTGCGTTTCTTGTTTAGGTGAAGTTATAATCATATTATGTGGTTGTTACTAAGAAAATGGGGAcggatgagaaaaaaaaaaaagaaggggaaatattgaatttctctttgaacaAACTGTGTTAATTACAGGATAAACTTGAACCTGATGATGAACATACTGTAGAACAGCAAGCATGTTGATAGAGAAAAACGAAGATTGGAATCTGATAACCATCTCTGATTCTTTTTATGCTGCAGCATaaataatgtgaaaaaaaaaaaaaaagtatatattaaagGTAGTTGTTCTACCTTTTTCTACTGTATTGTGTTTCTTTGGGTCATTATATGATAGAAATAGGAGAAAAagagataataaaatattttattatattttgaaagctTCTACACTCTGATACATGGGCCTCATATCACCTGCTCTGTTTAGAGACTTAGAGCCAACAGTAACAAGCATGAAACTAGGAAACTAAACCCACTAACACATAAAACTAGGAACAAACCAATAACTCGTAGGTACAATTGACTAGAACAAATGTTgactgaaaaattaattaatatcttaATAATCCCTCCCTTCAACTGAAAGATTTTTCAGTTTAATACATATTTTGGCTTCTTCAAACCGGACCTTCTAAAGTGGAGACTCCAAGCAATTTTCTGAGCTTGAAAAACGATGCTAACTTGAGAGGCTTGGTCATTATGTCAGCAATCTTTCACTCTTGCAGTAAGTAAGATTATTGACAGAAATGAAATTTAACATCTATATGGTTGCTCCTCTTTCTCCTGCTGATTGATGTTCTGTTCACGAACTAACAAGGAACTTTACAATTCGTCAGTTGAAAGTTCTTCAATATCATTGGCTTCTTCAATAGaacagaaaacaaaattaaattttgatgccattgACCGAAGAATCTTCTCAACTATGGTGACATCCTCCTTCTTGTTGCCGTGAATTCCCATCTTGTTGACGATTGCCATCTTCCGTGAAAAGAAATTGGTAACAGATTCACCCGATTTCATTTGTAGTGTTTCAAACTCCGTACGAAGTTTTTGAAGCTGCTGCCTCTTTGCTGTTGCTGATCCTTGAGACTTTTTCTTCATAGAGTCCCAAATGTGCTCGGAGGTATCTTTGCAAAGGATTGTCTCTAATATTGAACGGCCAAAGGCTTGGAAGAGATAATTTTTCGCCTTGAGATCTTTCAGTCGCTGCCCTTCTAACTCCATTTTTTACCCATTTGTCATTATTGTGCCGGCTGCAGCTTCTTTAATTCCATCAAAAACGCTTGCCAATACTCCAATTGTTATAGTGACCATCAAAGCAGGGAATAGCTGGTCGAACAAAGTTATCGGTGGCCGTTGAAAGTATTGctgctacaaaaaaaaaaaaaaaaaaaaaaaaaaaaaaaaaaaaaaaacactgctGCTTGACTTTTCTTATATCTCAAGTACTGTCCTTTTTGACTAAAGGAACAAAGCTGCTGCttgaacttttctttttttttatatctcacTTAATTTGCTTTTTGACTTACTTCTCTCTCACTCTTTTAAtcgtaacaaaaataaataaataaacaagagaTGAATTTTCAACTTTGCGCATATTAAGACTTTTGAGTGCATTTAAATGAAAGGCTTTTGGATGttgattggaaattttgaaCTCTTCTTTGTTTTGAATGGAAAGTAAAACATGCTTACAAAATATTGTATAACATTCTGTGTATACATCAGAAAgcgacttattattattattatttattgacgAAAGAAACCGACTTATATTTGACAACTCACAAGTTGGACAAGTTGAAAAAGATTTTTATATTGGAATCTTTTTGGCTACGAGGGATCCACAAAACATTGATTAGTTGTATTCCAAATATCACCCTTCGAATCGTAGGAATTCCATCGCACCGGCGAGTGCAACGATGATCCCCTACACCCTTAGGTTGACCACAAAGCTTCTATGATATTTAACCTGCAATTCTAggtgaattttattattgattagaAAATGTTGTGTTTTGAATGATATAGGACGAAGAAATCAGGAGGCGGAAGCAAATTGAAGATTGGCTTCCAATTACATCTTCAAGGAATGCAAAATGGTGGTACTCAGCTTTCCACAATGTTACTGCTATGGTTGGAGCTGGTGTCCTCGGTCTCCCTTATGCCATGTCAGAGCTTGGATGGTATGTCTTTTtacctctctcttttctttctttcaaaacaGCATTTAAAGTTCTTATATAGACAGAAAAAACAGTACTTGTAATGTCAATTTGTGAGTCATCCGATTGAGagctctccttttttttttttttttttttttggctttatcAGGGGTCCTGGCGTGGCTGTTCTAGTGCTATCTTGGATAATCACATTGTACACTCTATGGCAAATGGTTGAGATGCATGAGATGGTTCCAGGGAAACGTTTTGATAGATACCATGAACTGGGTCAGTATGCATTTGGAGAAAAACTTGGTCTTTACATTGTGGTGCCTCAACAACTTCTTGTTCAAGTAGGTCTGAACATTGTCTATATGGTTACTGGAGGAGCGTCACTGCAGAAGTTCCATAAAACTGTGTGCCCAAACTGCAAGAATATCAAACTTACTTACTTCATTATGATTTTTGCCTCTGTTCATTTTGTGCTATCCCATTTGCCCAACTTCAACTCCATCTCTGGTGTCTCTTTGGCTGCTGCAGTAATGTCCTTCAGGTTAATGTTTAATACCCATTTTCTTTACATAATGCCTAAAACAAAGATAAATGGTGTTTGAATTAAATTGTTATGGAAACTTAAGAATTCGGGGTCCAAATTttcatgaagttactccaccattgCTTGGGGAGCTTCTATAGATAAGGGTATCCAGAAAGATGTGGAATATGGCTACAAAGCCAAGAGTGCTGCAGGAACTGTCTTCAACTTCTTCGGTGCCATGGGTGAGGTGGCTTGTGCCTATGCTGGGCACAATGTGGTCCTTGAGATCCAAGCAACAATTCCATCTACACCAGAGAAGCCATCCAAGGGTCCAATGTGGAAAGGAGTCATTGTTGCCTATATAATTGTTGCTCTGTGCTACTTCCCTGTTGCTCTGATTGGATATTGGATCTTTGGAAATAATGTTGAAGACAATATCCTTATCTCATTGGAAAAACCAGCATGGCTTATCGCAATGGCTAATATGTTCGTTGTCATTCATGTTATTGGCAGCTATCAGGTGAATTTCCAAATTCTAAGTCTTCATTTTACTGATCGACATTCACTAGCCGATTaactaatgtttttttattctctGTTTTCCTGTAGATTTATGCAATGCCAGTGTTTGACATGATTGAATCTGTATTCATAAAGAAGTTAAAGTTTCCACCCAGCGCAACGCTCCGTTTCATTATACGCAATGTATACGTGGGTATGTAAACATATACTTTCCTCTAAACTTAAGAGCAAAATCCACATTAGCAAGGTGGACATAATCTCAGTTATGGATACCAATTGAAGTCCCATGTTCTTTATATTGCAGCATTAACGATGTTCGTAGCCATTACTTTCCCTTTCTTTGGTGgtcttctttcattttttggaGGATTTGCTTTTGCCCCATCAACATACTATGTAAGCAACAACTACCTCTATTTTACTCTCCATTCACAGGAATAGCATTCAAGATTTTCTTTGACATTtagatttttgtattttaatgatcttattgttatatttttcagCTCCCTTGCATCATTTGGCTTATTGTCAAAAAACCAAGGAAGTACAGCTTATCTTGGTGGACGAACTGGGCATGTTACATCTTCATTTCCGTTAGTTTTTGTTCATTtgttcataaatatttaaatttcagcTAATCTTATAAATGACTTTGATTAATTTCAGATCTGCATTGTGGTTGGTATACTTTTGATGGTTCTAGCACCTATTGGAGGGTTGAGACAGATCATACTTTCAGCAAAGACCTATAAGTTTTACTCTTAAACTCATCTTCACCCAGCTAAACGGGTAGTAAGTACCAGATATAAGCAAAATTATTTAgcagataaggaaaaaaaaaaaaagtagctgaTAACGACGATTACGAAGCAAATGATCGATGATGATGTTAAGCCATAATCATATGCAGGACAAATTATTTCAACAGTGTTTGTTCAGTATTCATTGACACCACACCTGCAGTTTGTAAATTCGATCATAGCCAACTTTACTGAACTCCATATATGCGTTTTAAAGCTTGTTTTGTTATACATCTCTTTGTATGCTTTTTGGCATATCACCCCCCGTTTCGTTTGTTTTATGCAGTGTATTAATTGGTCACAGTTTGAAATGTTAGCTCTGCATTAGACATTTATGTATACCAGCAAATCTGAGCAGTTTGCTCGCTTTTGAGCAAAATTTTGTCATTTCTACCGGTGTTAATACCTTAAAATTTGATTAGGTTATGTTTTCACCGAATTAATAGTGGAAATGTTTGTTTTCCttcaataaacaatttttttttttttaataaataaataagcaggAGGGAAATAACAAATGCTTCCTTACAATTGTGGTCTCCTTCAAGGAGGGTAGTAGACTTAAAAgtttcccaaatttttttattataaaggtCAGCTATCAGCTGATAATGAAGagcatttttaaaatacaaaggcttttttaaaaattattatacatacaaaaataaaaaaagagaagaaatgaaGAGCATAGGTTTAACGTCTAAGGATGCTTAGGATGCAGCCAAAcaccaaaattttcattgtGGAACCATTCAAGCACTGCAACCACCATGTGGCAGTGTGTGGAACCCACATTGTTGTATATACGGACACTTTTAGATATTTTtcccaaattaaataaaaaattataacatataaTCATGTTATTTTACAAATAGATGTTTATATGTGTCCGTAtttcatacatataaatatgctttctttctttctttttagatTAGAACTTGTTGGAATTAATACTGCTGGAACCTCTTGCTCAAGTCAACAAGTTGAAGAAGTAACTCCAAATTTGATCAAACAAGGCTCTGCCAGCAAAAGAATGAGGAACCATTATTTCTGTTCTGGGGCATCAGGAGTATCAGTGAAAACCCCAGTAGAAGGCAACAGCATCAGAACCAAAGTTTGAAGCGTCCTGTTCCTGCAGTGGCTTGATTTGACTTCAAATATATGAAGTTTGGGGTCTTGCAAAGAATCAAGGCAGAAAAGGAATGAGAAAACTGCCTGGGATTTGTGCAGCGccactaacatatatatatatatatatatttatgtgtatagGGGAAGATGAGCAAGTTTCTTTAGCTGTTTCACTAGCAACTTCTTGTTGAATATGTGCACCCTTTGCCCTTTGGTTGTTTACTTTGTGTAGTGGTATAATGTTCTCATAGTATTTTGTAATGTATCCTGTGTGATCAACTTCCTCAATGTCTAGTcgaagaacaaataaaaagaaaaaggccaaaaaaaaaaaagggaaaatggtTTCTTGAAAACATAAGTAGTATGAGATATGCTTCTAATTAGTAGATCAAGATCTGTTACTTCTGGTAAGTTGGAGAATGTATGGTGCATAGTGGGTATTCACTTGCCAAATAATGGGTATGCATGAATCGTTTCCAATTCTAAACAATTCTCATTTTAAATGTTACTGGGCCAATAACCTGGTCAGAAAAAAATTTGGGCCAACCCAGTGTGGGCCGAACATAGAAAGAGAAGAGTTCCGACCCAAATAGTGAGGGTGTTAGTAAGGCTCATCATCGTATTGTTTACAGGGTTTTTTCGATAACTAACCactttacaattgcattttagaaaaatagcaaatttttttatttttttaaaaactaaccaatattttacccgtttgaactaaagtacccttatctacaaaagctttcttttcttctaaACAGCtgt
Proteins encoded in this window:
- the LOC107415152 gene encoding lysine histidine transporter 1 isoform X2, which translates into the protein MVGAGVLGLPYAMSELGWGPGVAVLVLSWIITLYTLWQMVEMHEMVPGKRFDRYHELGQYAFGEKLGLYIVVPQQLLVQVGLNIVYMVTGGASLQKFHKTVCPNCKNIKLTYFIMIFASVHFVLSHLPNFNSISGVSLAAAVMSFSYSTIAWGASIDKGIQKDVEYGYKAKSAAGTVFNFFGAMGEVACAYAGHNVVLEIQATIPSTPEKPSKGPMWKGVIVAYIIVALCYFPVALIGYWIFGNNVEDNILISLEKPAWLIAMANMFVVIHVIGSYQIYAMPVFDMIESVFIKKLKFPPSATLRFIIRNVYVALTMFVAITFPFFGGLLSFFGGFAFAPSTYYLPCIIWLIVKKPRKYSLSWWTNWICIVVGILLMVLAPIGGLRQIILSAKTYKFYS
- the LOC107415152 gene encoding lysine histidine transporter 1 isoform X1, whose amino-acid sequence is MGTQAPSDHQNNNYVGTSDEEIRRRKQIEDWLPITSSRNAKWWYSAFHNVTAMVGAGVLGLPYAMSELGWGPGVAVLVLSWIITLYTLWQMVEMHEMVPGKRFDRYHELGQYAFGEKLGLYIVVPQQLLVQVGLNIVYMVTGGASLQKFHKTVCPNCKNIKLTYFIMIFASVHFVLSHLPNFNSISGVSLAAAVMSFSYSTIAWGASIDKGIQKDVEYGYKAKSAAGTVFNFFGAMGEVACAYAGHNVVLEIQATIPSTPEKPSKGPMWKGVIVAYIIVALCYFPVALIGYWIFGNNVEDNILISLEKPAWLIAMANMFVVIHVIGSYQIYAMPVFDMIESVFIKKLKFPPSATLRFIIRNVYVALTMFVAITFPFFGGLLSFFGGFAFAPSTYYLPCIIWLIVKKPRKYSLSWWTNWICIVVGILLMVLAPIGGLRQIILSAKTYKFYS